GTATGTCCAAAATGAAGCACTGTATCCCTTACAAATGAAACTTTATGAGCTTATCTTAAAATCTCAAGCTGCTGCACAGACTGGCTTGAGTGCCCAGGTCAGTATTCAAACCTCATCCAAAGGCATGCAGCTAGCAACAATCGTCGTCACAATGGTACCCATTTTAGTTTTATATCCTTTTTTACAAAAATACTTTGTAACGGGGACAATGCTAGGTGCTGTTAAAGAGTAACGTTAAAAATACAGCTAAACGATAAATAAGAAACTTAAGGTTTAGCTGTGTTCTTAAATAATATCAACAAAAAAAGTATAGGAGAGTTGATGATGAAGATAAAAAGTATGATAGGGCTATCCATGACAGGTCTAGTAGCAGTTGCGCTACTTGCCTCTTGTGGTGCCAAGAAAAAAGAATCGACTAGTACAACAAAATTACCTGATCCCACTTATAAAGTGGACAAGTCAAAACCTGCCTGGCAGTCAGATAAAAGTAAAGATAATACCTTAACTTGGTATATCAATGCGGAATGGTGGAATAAAAAATATGGTACCGATTTGATCACTAAACAGGTCAAAAAAGATCTAAATCTTGATATCAAATTTATCGTAGGTGATGATACCAAACTCAATACCTACTTTGCTAGTGGTGATATCCCTGATATTGTGACGGTGCTTGATCCAAATACTGAAGTCGCCCGTACAGCCAATAAATGGGCACTTCCTTTGCAAGACCTAGCTAACAAATACGATCCCTATTTTTATGATGTAGCGCGTGAAGATACCCTCAACTGGTATAAACTATCAGATGGGAAAACCTATGGCTATCCAAATTATTCAAATACTGAAGCTGATTTTAAGAGTGGAAAAGTCCCAGCAAAGGATGCTTTTGTGATTCGACAAGACGTACTTGATGCCATCGGTCCGCAAGACTTTAAGACACCACAAGGCTTTATCAGCGGTATGAAAGTAATAAAGGATAAATTCCCTGATCTTGTCCCATTTGGCTTTAATGACTTTTCAGGTGGGACAAGTTCACTAGGTGATATCGTCCAAGATATGCTTGGTGTACCGGTGACAAATACGGATAATACCTACTATGATCGGAATCTAGATGAGGATTATATCACCTGGTTAAAAGCTTTCCGCCAAGTTCATGAGGCAGGTAATATATCTGATGATAGTTTTTCTGATAATAATGATGCATTTAAAGAAAAAATGACAAGTGGTAAATATGCAACGATGATGGTGGCAGCAAATGTCAACCAGGGTAATAGCTTACAAACATGGCTTTCTGCAAACCCTAATAAGGAATACATAGCCATTGATGGGATTCAATCAACCAAAGGTAAGACACCAACTTTATCTCAAGCTGGGCTTTCAGGTTGGATGATTAATTATATTTCTCAGAAGACGAAAAATCCTGCCAAAGCCATTCAAGTATTTGAATACCTACTGAGTGATTACGGGCAAATTTTGACTAATTTCGGTAATGAAGGAGACACGTTCAATTATATTGATGGCAACAAAGAAGCCATTAGTTGGACAGATACCGCTTCAAAAATCCAATCAGATGACCTGACAAAATGGCAAAACGACTATCGGATTGGTGAGTTCATTCAATTCGGTCATGATCGCTTCAAGGCATACAATAAGGCATCTTATGTAAAAGCGGTTTGGCAACAACAAGAATGGGGACAAAAATATTTGACACCTCAGTTTAAAATGGAGAATATTTCGCCAGATCCTGGAACGCAAGAAGCGCGTGCTTTAAGTGCCATTACAACCAAATGGCAGACGACCTTGGTCAGCTTGATTCGTGCTAAAGATACAGCAGAGTT
The DNA window shown above is from Lactococcus paracarnosus and carries:
- a CDS encoding sugar ABC transporter substrate-binding protein, producing MMKIKSMIGLSMTGLVAVALLASCGAKKKESTSTTKLPDPTYKVDKSKPAWQSDKSKDNTLTWYINAEWWNKKYGTDLITKQVKKDLNLDIKFIVGDDTKLNTYFASGDIPDIVTVLDPNTEVARTANKWALPLQDLANKYDPYFYDVAREDTLNWYKLSDGKTYGYPNYSNTEADFKSGKVPAKDAFVIRQDVLDAIGPQDFKTPQGFISGMKVIKDKFPDLVPFGFNDFSGGTSSLGDIVQDMLGVPVTNTDNTYYDRNLDEDYITWLKAFRQVHEAGNISDDSFSDNNDAFKEKMTSGKYATMMVAANVNQGNSLQTWLSANPNKEYIAIDGIQSTKGKTPTLSQAGLSGWMINYISQKTKNPAKAIQVFEYLLSDYGQILTNFGNEGDTFNYIDGNKEAISWTDTASKIQSDDLTKWQNDYRIGEFIQFGHDRFKAYNKASYVKAVWQQQEWGQKYLTPQFKMENISPDPGTQEARALSAITTKWQTTLVSLIRAKDTAEFDKTLATFKQFQKDNKIKEINVTRDKNIKQNMKKLEEK